Within Anopheles nili chromosome 3, idAnoNiliSN_F5_01, whole genome shotgun sequence, the genomic segment CAATGTCACGAGATGCAAACATTTTAGTACCATTCGTTTTTGGAAGGTGGTAGATGGGGATTGATACTTACGATGCAAGTTTATCCTCCTTAACGTTTTGATTTCGCACCGGAGCAATAGATGGAGTAGATATACTTTTTTGCAATGGTATTCTTGGAGCCACAGGAACCAAATTTCGCTTGGCAACAACTTTTTCGAAATCTCTCTGAAAGTTAAACAGAAACACATTCCGAATAAGTTTCGATTGTTTCTCCAACCCCATGCATAAATTTCGTCCAATCATATTATTCTAATACAAACCGCCAATTCAGCCTCATTTAAAGAATGTGTCGATATTCCTCCCGTGCTGTTTCGACTCGTACGATTGTGAAGTCGTTCTGCGGCTCGCAACGATTCTTGCTCTTCACTGTCAAGGCTAGACAAACTAACActacacacgcgcacaaaaaaagattgataaacaaggataaaataaaatgattatGAAATTTATAGCAACCTCACTTACTTACCTTTTATGTGATGATTTTGTGCATTCAGTCAGATCTTCAATAGCCGTCCAGGATTTCCTGCGATCGTTATTTAAACCATATAGAACATGGTGATGTGGCCATACATTGATAGGGTTTGCTATTGTTAGATCAGGCAAAGAAGGACATGAGGAAAATAACTTTGAAGACGACATCTGCAAGATGCGAAAGAAAAGGATATGATGTGATTATAAACTtagctcgcacacacacacacccgtacgTGCGCGCTAGATTTCAAACAGGTCCTCTCTACAGCTGACCTCCATCAAGATGCCACCGCACACAATACCTACCGCTCCCGTGGAACCAAGTCCTCCCGCTCCGATGCCTCCCATAGCGGTGGCATTTTgaagggtggaatttttcatGTGTGCTACGCTTTCTCGGAGACATTGCAATTGATTAAGGGTGTCCTCtgtaaaaattgtaaaataaaagcattaGACGTGTCCCGCTGTACGGACTTTTTTCCCACATACACACCGTACACGCCCCGCATACACATTCATGCACTTACCAAGAAAGTTGAACTTGGCTCCAGGACTGTGAGGAGTTACGCTTATGATTGGCACCATGTCACTGTGATTATTGGGGATGGTGGCCACGTTACTTTTGCTACTGTTTCTTGCTTCCACAGCCACAGGGTCGATGACGTTTTCAGCACCAACTCCGGTGACACCGTGACAATTTTTAGCGAATTCCAGTGGGATAGCAACTGGTCTAGCAGAAGCAATGGTGGTCTCGTCGCATTTCGAAATCGCACATTGATCTTCGCCGCTCAGATAGTCGATAATAACATCAGCgtcattttcatcatctatcGAAAACAATCGGTTAAACACGTCGAGCTAATGCACCAGCAGCCATTTTGAGTTATTGTTTAGCCAGCAAATACTACAAATGTTATGGATACGTTGTACTTAATACTATAGCAAACCCATGTCCACGCAGCACCAAGAACACCCTATTATATGCAGACACCGTTTACAGTTGTCCAAACAAAGTTAATAATGTGCCCGCAATCTACTTTCATCGCGAGTTAGCCTTATCCCTCTGTTTTTGTTAGAACGAGAACCTCTAGTTCAGAAGAgaacaacttttttttacctGATGACAATAGCAAAAGCTCATCTGATAACAACACATTATTATGTGCAGCATCCATCATGTGGTGAAAATTTGGTGCAACAGCTAGATTCGTAGCTGGACAGAGAACACAGAATAATGGACGGGATGGGGAGGAAGAGATCACCTACGGATCACCAGAGTCTCGCAAACAAGGGCTATACGACACCAAAGCTTCTCGATACTCGAGAGAAAACTCGGTATTTATCCTTCGAGAAAGATTTGGGACCATTCATTCAAATCCGATTCCGATGGTTGGACGGTGAATAGATGACGGCTATCCAACCTACATGCCACGCGCGTGTATTTTtcattgaattgtttttttcttgttttatcaATTGTATATCATCACACTCTTCTTACAGCACGATGCGATGATGCTTTTGCACATATCAATTTCATCTATTTCTCGTTTGAGTCTTGGAAAACTTCAgctcaaacaaaaatactGAAAAACATAAGCTCCCAactacacacactcacacacacaatctAGCGACAACAGAACAGCGAAACTTGCAAACAGAACATTTACCACATACACAGTTACGTATTACGTATTAACAGCAAATTGTAGAACATTTGTGCTTAGTTTAAAAACTGTGAAATAAGATTGCCGCAATCCTTTAAATCCTTTTTACAAAGCTCATTGCTTCTccaaacgaaaaatcaatGGCGGCTCCAAAGTCTGTGAGGCTAGAGACGATGATGAGGTGGGCTCGTATGGCAGCAGTTTGACAATTGGGGGTGTTTTCAAAATAATCGTCATGCGATCGAGGAACCGAAACACAATGCGACTGTCTTTGGGTTTCAAAACAGCAGTTGGTAACGCTGTGTAAGAACTATTAAAATAAGTTTtcttgaattttatttttattctctccTACTATCAATTACTAAGAACATGGAACAGCTTTTTCTAATCCCTAAATAGGTTGATTGCGtcgtgctcttcatctgcaaAGCTCTTGTGCCATTTTGATATCTGGTCAAAAATTGCCATTAATTAtagttttaaacaaatatgcTGTATTTAATTTTAGAACTATTTTTAGAAACacaattttgtttgcattcaattgcatttttttgctcaaatttCATGTGTAACCATAAACTAGAGCCGATCTAGCTAAGAACGGCTGTGGGACGCAAACATTTTGGTTCTTTTTGGTCACAATAGTCTGTTTGATACAATAAACAATTCATCAATTCAAGCTAATAAATCACTTGATGAGTTGATCTAAAAGGTTATAAATTTCATGAAGCTCATTCAGGACAAGTAGGTTCAGCTGTAACAAAAAATTCAGTACAAGCAGCTCATCAGTGAATATTTCCTCTGAAAATGTTTACTTTCATGTAATCACGATCCAATAATCTCGATGCTAACGTTTATATACCATTTCCTTTAAGCGCATACGCTGGGTTTCAAATAACGAATCTCAATAAAACGAGCGCCAACAAGAAAGGATAATTTTTCAGGATCGAGGTGGAGCGCTGCTCATACCAAATAAagaagtgcattttttttgtaaacacCATATGCAAATTATTTTGATCATTGATGCAGGATTTGTGAGCACATGTACGCCGCACCAATTCCATGTTGATGAAtgttattgaatatttaaagcCAAAAGGTCAAATGCTATCAACAGTTCGCCCCTAACGGCTCGCCCAAATAATCTAACCGAGATGTTCGACGCGACTCATCCCCACACACAAGGGCGCATACAGGCTTGGATTTAATCTGTAGCGGTCGTTCGTCATAATTGCCCGGCATGACTTTCTATTCAATATACACCAGTCCAGCAAATGATCTGCCCGTGCACGCGAAATCGCACGGATCTACCTTCTCGGGTGGATTTTCCTTACTCACACTCGCAGTAAGCAGCTGCAAGCCGTGCGGTCTTCGCAGTCTCCATCTCGCTGCGTTCTCGGACTGACGAAAGTGCACGGTGCACGCGCCTGGGTCCTAGTGGTTCCTGCCCAAAGATGATGCACATCCTTACTATACTAGTGGAAAACAATGGCAAGCTGATGTGTGTGTAAACTGTGCATTTAAAAGTGAAATTTGTGAACGCTAGAGTACATCACCAGTAGCAGAAGGATGTTACGTTCCGATAATGGCCCTACCGGGGGTCGCGGGTCAAAAGTTCTACTAAGAAGCACTTCATTTCAAAAACTGTGCTCCATACCATACAGCTTTAAAATAGAAGGTATctataaaagtaaaacaacaagaagctgaagataaagaagaaaacaaattttctaCCACAAAAAGGACATGACCAGAAATAACGTTTATATAACGCTTGTGTTTTATGTCTTCTGTAGCAATTCGATCGTATAAGGAATATTTCAAAACTATCATTAGGCTGTTGAAAGCTGCAACAAGAGCATGTGTTATTTCGATCTATTTCAAATTAACAACAATCGTCTACCTGAATGCAACTTTTTACAAACATGATGGCTGGTTAAAAGTACGTACAAAATTCATCCACAATCTATAGCACTCATGCGActacgtgtgtgtttttgtttgctgttatttcttttttttttgtatattcaCAGATATGCCAGTACTCAAAGAGCAATATTTTGCGATTCTTTAATATTCAGGCGCAGCCGAATGGTCATCTGAATAAAAATACTAAGCAACATAAAAGACATAACATCGCTTCAATGTATTCGAATATAACCGACACATCAGTTtggttgattattttaaaaccaatCGTTCAAACGCTTCTAACGTACGTTTGTGTAGGCTACATTGGACTTCAAATATGGTGGATTTTGTGCGCTTTATCGTACACTTCAACCCCTTTTCCTTTTGGCCTCGTATTTCTCATGATGGATCTTAGCTACATGGGATTTATAATATCAAaggtaaatattttcaatttgaatttgaaagcaaTGAGCGTTGTAACTTACATCATAAtctcacattttttttaccctCCGTAGATTGCACTGAAAGGGAACTAGACTTGAATGGAGCTCGAATCGGTACGATTCGGTTGCGCATTGAGCTATTACAAGGAACACCGCATCCAACAAGAGAACAATATCAATTTTACCTACGATGTTTTGcatccatttttattttttcaacacaaaaaattcaaaccacaTTGCGTTTTGCGCCAATCAGTACTACTGGCGCCACTTACGCTGATAGATTTTACAGATGTTTCGTGTTTTATCCCAACATaggcacacacatgcacacaagtCAACATTCAGGTTACAATGTGCCACATGGTAGTAAAAAATAAGTTCACGAATGGTAGGAAAAAGAACAAGTAAATAAAGTTCACATATACCTAATGCAGCCCCGTGAAATGACACCATAGaattgttcttttcttttctggtgGCACTCCTTTCGCCTAGTATtactctctgtctctctctttctcttcctcatTCTCTCCTGATTGTTctccctatctctctctttccttctcgctttctctctagTTTTGCAGGACCAAAACAAACTACTAACTCTCACGAGAGCATTTTACTAAGTGACGTTTTCGAAGCCGCATTTCAATACTTTATATTCAGGATTAGTTTATGCAGACACTCTGCCGAAGTTGCACGTGCTCGTGCGTAGTTTTTACCTTTTCCCCGCTCTCCCAGCACCACGACGGCGGATGGTGTCCTGTCGTTCACCTCCATTCATTTTGCGACATTCTCCTTTATATAGCCTAGTTaccaaaaaataaagcccaaGTGTAACTATAAAAGCGTGGTACATCATCATTGTTACTGGGTCGATTTGTTTTGCTACATTGTGATAACCTAATAACTTTGTGACAAAGCACGCAACCGCGAAGCCACCCACGAAGGCCGGTTAGCCCAAAGAGTATCAAATGTTGTCAGTAAAACAGCTATCCTGCGGCATGCTTACACGCGTCCTTTTAATCCAGTGATCGAACCGTAGACGGTACAGGGACATTCTACCCGCAGCAGAAGCCGCATGATGATGTGTGGTGAGAAATAAACCATGGGTCCATGGGTCGCTGCAGAAACCGAAAGCCTCGATGACGTCACAAAGGAAGTGGAAATTTTTAAACTGTTTTATCAAGCCTGCTTCGATAATCGCACGTTTGCTGGCGCGCCCCAATGGAAACACCCGCTCGGTTATCTGTTTATGTAGGCCAGCTACACGCAAAAACCTGCAGTATTGTGTGGCAATCGGTGGCTTCCTTAAAGACCGTACAATTGCGgagagtccttttttttctttaatgaaaagtggaattttatttcctttcccgCTATCATGGCAGTGCGCAAAAGCGTGTAGTGTCACCGCTCtatgacgaaacaaaaaaaagcgaagtaAGACATTCAGACAATAGTTATCAACACATGGCATGTAGACATCTGCAGTGCTTACTATATGAGTATATAAGcaattatacatatataattCAAACCACGATCGAGCGTGAATGAACGTATAATACAATCATAAAATTCTGATACCTGCGGGGATATCGGGGAAAGAAGCGTGAAAGAGAAATCGcgagagcaagagcgagagagagagagggctaGAGAGCAAGGATTTCGAAAAGGAATTCGCTACGTTACCGCCGTATGCACTACATTACCGCATTTTGCGGATCCCGTTTCGCTATTTTTGTAGTGTAAGTTGAGCTATGTGAAAGAACCATGCAaacaacgaggaaaaaaacagatacTTTGTGTAAATATAGGCCTGGGCGGTAGATTTCAAACGGCttgcttcgtcctttttcgtctATTGACGAGCCTTTTGGATTATTCTTCAcgcgaaataataataacagctACGACTATGCGCTTTATTTGTGATACTTTTGTGGCGGTGCATTATTATGCGTTCTTGAACGAAAACTTTTGCTGCAACTTAGTGTTATCCCTGCACGGATTAGGATGCTAGCGATAGTTTGAATGTTGCTGATTGTCGCGCTGTTGTAGTTGCTGTTACACTTGTGATGGTGGTTGTTATCCTGTCCGGGTGTACATTTACGGTGCTCCACCATAGTTCGGTTCATTCTTCACGCTAATCGCGCTCTGAGAAACATGCTGCGTGTTTTACAATCCGCGTGCTCAGGGTAACCGAGGCGTGtattattaaaatcaataaaataaaaataaaatcatagaAGACGATCCCAAAACGGTATTAGAGCGTTGTGCTGCAAATATAagaacactttttttttgctctgtgaCAGAAACGTTGTAAGTTGGAACGAATGCATTGCGGCCAGTGTTACTAGTGGAACATTGTTGGTGTACTCTTTAAAGAGCAATTCACTGAACAATTAAGTGAGCTGTACAGTGGgggacaaaaataaaacaaatgggtggaaaaaaaacttgactccaacaattttcatttaatgtgATTCTCCATATGATCGTTTTAGCTGGAAAAGTGAAATGAGCTTATGCAGTTTGTGCACGTGCGGGCTTCAAGTGCATAGCGTGTGAATATAGTGTGAAAATAGagctatatatatatgcaaCGCATCTCGATCAGTAGATCGTgaattttataaaataaatcataggAAGTATTTCTAATGCACAATGCCTGTACGGAGGGGTCACGTCGCACCAAAAACGACTCTAATCGAAACGATTATTCGAAAATTTGATACACACAGTAAGTATATGCACGCGATGAATATAAACCGTGAATAGGGTAAGGCGTTAAAACGCGAACATGAAACGCTGTGACACACAGTTTTACTTTGCACCATTTATCATTCGCGCATAATGAGCTTCATGCGGTTATTACTCATTATGCATGCACGTATATtgcgagcaaaaaataaacgaatgcaGATTACAACGAAATCTACTGCAAATATACTAGCAAACGAAACTTACTGTtgcattttcatgttttcacTTTACAGATCGGAGTTTTTTAGTAGCAAACGCACAACCAGAATCATGCCATATAATATTTTGTTCAGATGGGTTTTGCAAAATGACGGGATTTACTAGAGCGGAAGTAATGCAGCGATCCGCATGCACAGATTTTCTGCAAGGCCAAATGACCTCCGTTGGCGTAATGGAATCTATAAAGGAAGCACTGAGAAAAGGCGAAGAGAAGCATTTTGAAATTCTTTACTACAGGAAAGATGGTAAGTCAAAAACGATACTAAAGTATTGCAAAA encodes:
- the LOC128722634 gene encoding uncharacterized protein LOC128722634, with amino-acid sequence MLRSDNGPTGGRGSKVLLRSTSFQKLCSIPYSFKIEAIRSYKEYFKTIIRLLKAATRACVISIYFKLTTIVYLNATFYKHDGWLKICQYSKSNILRFFNIQAQPNGHLNKNTKQHKRHNIASMYSNITDTSVWLIILKPIVQTLLTYVCVGYIGLQIWWILCALSYTSTPFPFGLVFLMMDLSYMGFIISKIALKGN